The DNA region atttccattaCAGAGTAGTTCAGGATGCAGCAGCAAATGTGTCAtcattttgggtgaactattaAAGGGAACAGATGTTAAGAcaggttgtaaaaaaaaactgcaaatatcTTCTGTGGAATTACAGAGAGTGAGGCCACAACTCACACAACTATAATTACTTTGCAGGAATGAACCCAGTTACATATTTAAAAGTCACTTCTAGACTTCGACATCTTTACATCTCTTAAATCATTGGAATGGAATGAGAGGTTCATCTTTGaacaaaagagacaaatatttatttgcatATCTACAGGTGAAATTGGAAGGAATCTCTCAGAGACCTGTCCAAACCAGTTCCTGTCAGTCTCCACTGTTAGGCTTTCTCAGTATAAGGACCCAATCGCAGACCAAGATGCAAAActacttatttatttcaaaaaggaaaaaaccaaggatccaaaaaggcaaaaaatgacagcagcaaaaaacgtaaaatccaattcaatagctggcaaaaacagaattccaaaaaaaggaaaaaacaaagaggatcaAAAATCAGAATGTCAAAATATCATACAAGATAACAGACCTCAAAAACTCAGAATCctggcatggcttctcacaggCAAAAACGATACAATCAGACAGGGGACAACAGAAAGACTGGGTTTATATAGAAGGAGGAACAAaggcaagacacaggtgaacaaatgaggcaaacactcagggtgatgatagggaacaggaggagaaatgCAGACTGCTAAAAGCTAAAGTGAGCCTGTACAAATAGGATACAGAGGTACCTTTATCACTTGTCCTGGGGGAGTTCGATGAAATCATCCTAATGAAACATGAATCTCCACAGCAGCCTTGTTTACACTCTGACCTGTATTGTCTACATACTGTACATAGGTTTTGGACAAAAGTGACATCCTGGACAATGGATTTATATGCTGAGTTGGTTCACAGAGATTTAACAGGTGCTATGAAACCGCTGCACAGAAATATGGTGTGATGGTAGAACGCTGGTCAAAGTTCAAATAGTAAAAACTTTGTAGAAATCATGATCAATTTATGGATGaattactttctttctttcgaAAATGACAGGCACATCCAGAAATTCTACCATGTCAATCATATTAGATTTCTTaaatttgaaattatattttatatttacaaaacacgTGTGGAATTTCAGTTGTAGATatctttaatcattttattaCTTGTCaaatttttctatttttacattacatttcattaagcTGACGCTGTTATCCAAaccaacttacaataagtggaTTCCACCATTAATCTACAaactcagaaaaaaaaagtcccttGCCTTCTGACTGAGAAGGGGACGTGTTCTCCttatgttgtgcagcatgtatctacagGAACAGGTTGTTGCAGTAATATTCACAGTAAGCGATAGATGACTgttgagtgtcacacccaggttcctagcagtctgggtgggggCTACCATGGAATTGTCAAAGGTAATAATCAGTTCGTGGTTGGGACAGCCTTTCCCTGGAGGGAAAAGTACTCCGGTCTTGTCTTTGATTTTGAAGTGGTGTGCAGTCATCCAATGAGacatgtcagtcagacaggcagacatttttactttgaataaGTACATTTTGTTCATAAGGATTGATTATCTCTAAAAAGGTACGAGTGACAATTATGTATATAACATGAAATACTTTCATACTTGACTTCAGTTAATAATCCGAGGACTTCTTCCACTATGGTGTGTAATCGTTTTTCAGTCCTCttgtaaacaaaatgttgagCTGAATGAAATAGTGAACAGATAAAAACTTACGACTTAACAGTAACAATGTTCTTTACAGCAATGTTCATTTGCATGTATTTTAAGAGCAAAGCTTGTGTCTCGTTGTTTGTGCTTTGGCCAATCAGCTGGTCTCGATGAAAAGAATGAAGACGTTACCCTGAGCATCACGTCAGGCCCTGCTGGTGTAGAGGAATTTTCTCCTGGTGTCACAGTAGCATCACAATGACAGCCGTTGAAGCAAGTTAGTCCAGATGTCTGTTCCTCCCACCGTCCCCCAGGCTTCATCGATGCCCATGTGAGCCTTGAAGCTCCTCAACGGGGCTACTGAATCCCAAAGTGATCTCACCTCATGGACCACACCTATAGGCTCCAAATGGTTGTCTGTTCTCTACATATACTGGCAATAATCAGAGCTGTCCTTGGAGCAACTTGCTGTGCTTtcactggttgtgatcctctttttctcctgcaCAGCTGTCCCAGTGCCTTGCAGCCTGGTCAAGACCGGAAAAGGATCAACTGCAGCCCCGGCAGGAGTCTGTTTCCAGAGTCAGTCTTCAGTTTGTCAGTGTTTGATGTAGGCCACAGCTTGTTAAAACCACCAGCAACTGTGTAAGATTGCTGTCAGATGGCAGGAAGGAAACTGTGCTGCACTGGAGGAGACTTTTCCACAACCTGTGTGATAGAACCTCAACCACCTCAAGGCTTCGCTCATCTATTTTCTGTTTacctgttttctttgtgtgcagCTCTTCAGTTGCTTCATTTATCCCTTGTATTGTATGGATCTATGGTGGTAACCAAGACTGAGCAGTATAACAGGTACTATCTGTTAATTAATAGTCATATGAACACATTTTCCATCTTTTAATTGAAATATATCATTTTTTAAGTACACTTCAAaacatttccccccaaaaagaagaacacaaagtttaaaaaagccTGAATTGCACTAATGTGTCTGTGGAATCCTGGATTAGAGAGACAACCACTCTGCATCAATCAAGAGTGGTGCAGACGAGTAGAGAATGTGGGCTATTCAACAAACAGCCACACTGTGCGCTGTGAGACATGAAAAAGGTTAAGTGGCTGCAGGGAAGTACCAGCAGGAAAGGGCTGGGGGTCGGTCTCCTCCTCCATACAGACAAGAGGAAGGAGTGGTGAGATCTGTGTTATAAATACTGGCTTTGAGACAGCAGACAGCAGTGTGTACACAGGACATTCCCTCAGATCTTAGGAACACAACCTGACGCAGGTGAGTGCTAGAGATTAGTTTGTGTAAGATACAGTAGATTTGTTTCAACCATCAGCACATTGTGTCTGAGCACCTGCTGAGTGTTCCTTCAGATTATTGGATTTTATCTTTTAACTCTGTCCTCATTTGTTCTGTTCTCCCTTTCAGACCTCACAACCACAGACATAATGGCAGGTAAGTGCTTCAGAACtattaagaaacaaaaaatatcatCACTGTCGAGATCTTTGTCATCACAGGTCATGAATAATCCTGTTTGTACCCAAGTGTGTGGACAGCCAGGCACAGTAATTGCTCatagcatgttttttttactgtgcacTTAAAGTTGATACCTTCTTTTCTGCAGATGAAAGCTTTCAGAAGGAGTTCCTGGAGACTCACAATGCCTACAGGGCGATACATGGTGCGCCGCCACTGACGCTCAGTAGCGACATGAATGATTCATCTCAGAAATGGGCCGATCACTTGGTGGAGCTTGGTACCTTAAAACACAGCGATACAAAACATGGAGAGAACATCTACTACATGATGGGCTCCGGGGCCCCGACAGGTGAGAttcacacaatcacattcattcaaacattttaaataaggaaTATGACTATTCTAGACTGATCATTAAAACAACTTAATGAACAAGCATAATATCACACTCGGGGGATTTGGTGCTGCAGCCTCACTTACTGCAGTGTAACCAGCAGCTCCTGGGGGCTGAACTTAACAAGCTTTAAGACATTCCTTAGTCAGTTGTGTAACTTAATGGGACTTCTTTACTCACTATGCTGTTACACTATGTTTAGCATTTACCACTACACTGTAATTTTCTCTTACAGCTTCTTAAGTTTGTCATAATGGCATTATTATCATTTAGGTTTTCAATCACATCATTGTAGTTTGTTCATATTGTGTTCTTTTTGTGCGTGTCTTTTCTCTTTAGGGAAAGGAGCTGTGGATGCGTGGTACAGTGAGATCAAAGACTACAACTGGAGCAGTCCTGGGTTCGGCATGAACACTGGTAAAACACATAACATCTGATGGACTCCATAGGGACACAATGAATAAAGCCAGATTTGAAATGTGTGGGTGAAATATATATCACTTTCAGATAATGACTTTTTTTCTGTAATAATCTATCAAATTCAGtagaaaagcaaaacatttataTTGACCTTTACTTTTGAAGtattattcattttataaaacactgaGCAGTTTAAGTTAGAAACACATCACCACACTTTTGTCCTCACTTCACTGCTGTGCTTCTTCTCGCAGGGCATTTTACTCAGGTGGTTTGGAAAGAAACCACTAAACTGGGCGTGGGTGTAGCCTCTGTTGGTGGCACTGTCTATGTGGTTGCCCAATATTCTCCACCCGGCAACATGAACATGCCGGGATACTTCGAGAAAAACGTCCTTGAGAAAGGTAAGAAATCACCAAATTATTTATCAGTCAAACCTAGACCACTGGTAATCACTTTGTTACTTTAGTTTTACTGTTTGTCCactaaatattgtatttttcctACACTACATGTATTTGACCACactatcatttattttttactttgaagatcCCAGTTTTACATAAACTTCTATACAAAATGCATTcatgtatttaatgttttaatgtgtgataTATAATAGCATTCAAATACAACATTAATCgaatatatttactgtatatgcaAAGGAGTCAGTTTCTAGTTACTTTAGGAATGTTAATCACACTTTGCTTCACAAACCTATGATCTTtaactcatatatatatatatattctaaatGCAGTCATTTTACTTGTAACTCAGTATATTTAAACTGCCACTTTTTAAAGCTGCAGACACATAATGACACGGGTAGTGGACAAGTGGGGAAAGGAACAGGCAGCAGCCCCAGTGGGGAATCTGACAAGAGCAAAAGGAAATGTTGCACACTGCTTTAGATGACCTAGACCATCCCGGCAGCTGCCTCTTAATATTCCATGTTGTCAATGAAAAATTAAGGCTAGTCttataatttattttgattGAGAATGCTTTTAGGATAGAATTTCAGTcagcaaacacaataaaaacaggcCATCTCCAGATTGAGCTAAATTTATAGACAGTGTGAAGTTCCAAAATGTACCACGAAGTAGAAGCATGATATAACTAATCGTGTCCCCTTCTCTTCAGGTTGGAAACtttaacaaaatgaaattgGGTGTTTCAGATAAATCTGCATTTCGAAGAAAGATCTATACTTTATATGTGTAGATAGTAACTACAATTCccataaaaacatttacataagGTGTTATGAAGTGAAGCCGAGAGACAAGAAACCAGCTACACAGACCTTTCAGAATCAGTTTTTGATGTCTTATTAGAATATGAAGCATATCAGTGTTTCAGAGTAACATAATGTTCACATACAAGCAGTAGACTTCACCCACCATAGTCTTATTTATTCTGCTTCAGTTGATGTATTATCAGTAAGAATAGGGACATAAATGCATGTACTCTGTGTCTGTCCAGATGCCTGATCGGAGCAAAATATGTGACTTGCTGGATTTCAATCATCAGGTAAATATATGCACTGCGAAGGTCATCATTATATGTGCAGTATATGACCATGAAATATCTGACAAGGCTGAAAAACATTGGCTGGCCCCTCATCAGCCATGTTAGTGGCTGACatacagcgccccctgtggcTGTCGGTGCTCACAGACAAGGTTGTAACCAACATAGAAAAATTGTTTTGGCTCAAATTGACCTGCACTGTGATCTGGCCCACATACCACCTGGAATGATGGCACTTGGACGGTCTGCTCCTATTTGCCAGATAGCAATACCTATGTTAGCCAAAGGTACTGAAGGTGGCACAGAATTATACTATTTGGGTCAAATTCACCTTTACCACATGGGCCATtttaggttcacatccagaCTACCCCTTGCCAAGAGCACAAAAAAAGCCCCATTTGTTATGTTGATATTGGGGAcacatttgctattttacaaGTGGGCCACTTTAGGCCTCATCCGTTTTGTCCAGACCACAAGAAGGTCAGATGTAATGCATCTTTGTCTGAAGAAGCCCACATATGAATACTATTTTTCGAATGTATCTGTTTCGACTCCAACTCACTGATAACACTTTCTTCATAAAGTGCAGGTCATCTTCCACTGAGTCCACCATGTTTCCACAGAAGACCAGAAGTAAGCTACGAAACACAGACTCCAGGTCCATAAAGGCTCATGGAAAGTCTTAAATAAAATtaagtctttgtttgtttttattttgaacatcGTCTATTACTCAGGATGTGTGAAACTGTTTTGGACAATAAACATTCAATGAATTACACAAGATTCTCCGTTATATCTTTCCTTGATCTCAACCTTTTCAACTGCTGCCAGTGACTCAAAGGGTGAACATATTTAATGtctcaatgtcaatgtcaactttatttatacagcacatttaaacaacttggttgaccaaagtgctttacagatGTATTGGTACAACAAAAGGACAGTAAAACGTAATACATTATAGTGcaagtaatacaaataaaatacaattattaatgtaaataaataaaatataaaataaaatataagatatACGATAAGATAAATTAAATCAGCCGCGATGAAACGTACTCAGCTCAAGGAGAAAGCCTTGGAGaacaggtgtgtttttagtagtGGTTAAAAGTGTGTTAAAGACGGGGCAGATCTAATGTGAAGGGATAGGTTTCTTCGACAGGTTTGGGGCGGCTACTGCGAAGGCGCGATCACCTCTGGTAACTAGCCTTGTCTGAGGTTTGTTTAGGGGCAGTTGACTGGCTGATCTCAGTTCACTCACTGGAGTGTGCATAAAGAGAGGTTCGGATAAGTAAGACGATGCCAGTCCgttaagagatttaaatgttaaaattacGATTTTAAAAAGGGTCCTGTGactaacaggaagccagtgtaggaGGCGAAACATGGGTGTGATAtggtctctctttttttcctagTCAGCATGCGTTTAATGGAGGATTTGTCTAAGCCTTTACCTTTGCTATTGTCGCAGTTGAAAAAAGTAACCACTGACTACTGAGGAAATTTgattttcaaaattaaaaggTCTGTCAAAAACAACACCAAGACTCTTTACAGTGGAGTGAGTATTAGGAGCCAAAGGCCCAAGATTGTCCACATCTTGCAGTTCTGATTGTCCAAATATGATAACCTCAGTCTTCATTGTTGTTTAATTTGAGGAAGTTTGAATCCATCCATGATTTTATGTAATTTAAGCATAGTTGTATGGTTCAGGGCCAGTATATTTGAATGTCGTCTGCCAGGCAGTAAAAGGAAACGTTATGTTTTTCCAAAATTAATGCTAGCGGCAGCATATATAGGGAGAAAAGGACAGGGCCTGGAACTGATCCTTGAGGTACCCCACATGTAAGTGGGGCCTTCCCAGAGGAGAAGTCACCCAGATGGACAGAGAAACTCCTATCTGTAAAGTAAGACGCAAACCACCTGAGTGCTGTACCTTTAATCCGTACAAGGTCTCCAGGCGTGATATTAGGATTGCGTGATCCACGGAGTCGAAAACAGCCGTAAGGGCAAGGAGAACTAGGACAGCAGAATCTCCTGAATCAACAGAAGATGGATACGCACTGAGAACATCACTACAATCCAAGTTACAGAGCAGAGTCTTTAAAAATAGCAGATAAATGCAACAGAGTTTGACTAATTATACGGCGgcagcctggaggagctggCTCGACTATAGAGCAGGGGACAGTAATCGTAAATAAAACCGGCAGATGATGCGATATACAAGTATCACAGATTTCATTGACATGAACATGAGGCCATAAGACAACACAAGGTCTAATGTGTGCCCCTTGTCATTTGTGGGTCCAGACACTGACTGGGTGAGATTAAAGGAATTTATAAGATTTATGAAGTCTTTAGCCATAGGTTTAGTTTCACAGCATATatgttgggttagggttagggttataatGGTCATGATCCATCGAAATGCCCACTATGAATTCAGCAAACTCTTCAATAAAGTCCTTGCTGAATTTCAGGGGACGGTACACTACAGCACACAACACAGGGGAGGATTTGTTTAACTCAAACAGCTGAAGCTCGAAGATAGAATAGGTTAGAGTTACCGACTGTCAACATCAAGATGGATTTAAATCGATGGCTACCCCTCCACCTCTACCAGAGGTCCAGGgagagttaaaaaaaagtacagtCAGGAGGGAGAAGCTCATAAAAAGCTATGGACTCACTAATATGTAGCCAGGTCTCGGTCAGGTGCATAAATCCAAGATCACGGGATGTGACTTTAAGGAAACTACAATTCCCAGGAGCAATGTAGTTGTATGATCCTCTCCTTTGCTGGCATCTTGTCATGATGCAAACCTGAGGCTGCCAGGAAATCTGTACTGGCAACCAGTCTTTTAGATCAGTGGTCCCCAACCTTTTTTGCGCCACGGACCGGTTGGATGGCAGACAATATTTTCACGGACCGGCCTTTAAGGTGTGGCTACGGAGCCTCACTACGGAGTCCCCCTGGTACGGCCTCTGGTGACAtcggtagatttttttttttatttaacgaaATTAAGGAATTGTTAATACAcggcctcaaattaattattgcgaGGTAAGTTACCAGCAAGACGGAGACGGACAGATACCAAAGCTCCATCCCACACAGGCTGCGCTTCTGTGCGCTTTtagagttttttttgttaaaaggGTCgcagggtattctgccgtgactttaatccacaacaccggcagagttgttttctcgaacatacttttaaggccgccgtcatttgcgatctccagaAGCTGATCTTCGTCTTGCacagacctgctggattcacctggtttgttgacaaaagGGTCCGACAGATACCGTCtgggtttgtgttcagcgaaaaagtcatgtgaccgagacaagcgtcttgaAATGCGTAAAGCATGAGTACCGGAGAGGATCTGGTCATTGATGACCGGATAAtaagtaaaacagaaaaaatgtaaGATGATTATTCTTTTTGTGCGGCCCCGTATCAAATGACCCACGGCCCGGTACCGGGCCACGGCCCGGGGGATCGGGGACCACTGTTTTagataattacattttagtgaGGAATACAATATGGTTTATAGTTAACTGATGCTACATGGAGCAAACTTAAGCTCATCTCTAAAACAGATGTTAATACTCTCAGTATTAATTACAAGTCATTTGGCAGACACTTTTATCAAAGCAATTTACAATTAGTttattcaacatctatgaggggccatttaggggttcagtatactgcccaaggacactttggcatgcagatgggcaAGACTGAGGATTGAACCGCCAACCATCACGTTGAGAAAGCTCATGTCGGATTTTTTAGATGTTATCACTTCTTGCGATCCGACGGCCCCCGGGCGGGCCGCCGAACGTAAAGGGTAGTCAAAAAATGATTTACAAAACTGCTTCGTATAGCTAGGTACTGATGCGACATATCTTTGGAAAGCTAAGATCCTTGTGATTCGATCGATGCAAACCgtttcaagatccgatcacctCAGCCGGTACAATCAACGTCTCAATCAGacccacagcaaaaaaaaaacgggGGAAAAACGGGGGAAAAATACGAGATTACTCACCTAAGACTTTTCATCGTAATCCACTGtgtctgtaataaaatgtgattgtcaATAGAATTGAATGCAGCACTAAGATCTAATAGATCGAGGATAGACACAAATTACTAATTTGTACACAACTATTAATGGGTCAGTAGTGACTTTTAACAATGCTGTGATTAGCTATTAGCcccgactgaaagtcttcatatacaattgtttcctggagaaactcacataGCTGATTGGCTGCAACCTTTTTTaaggattttagacaggaaggggaggttgGATATCGGTCTGTAATTGGCTAAACCTTCTGGTCCAGGGTGGtttttttgagaaggggttCGATTACAGCTAGTTTAAAGGACTGTGGTACATACCCTGAGAGATTAATTGTGTTCAGTAACGTAATatcaattaggggcagaatttcttgcAGCTCATGGCTGCTATTAAGAGTGCAGCTTGAAAAGCCTTAGCAGTTAATGAATCAACTGATATTAGTGACAATGCTCAACTTTTTGGATATGTCAGATTTGACCACGCAGAGAGGAATGATTTCTGTGAGGACATTTTAGGCATCACAGCACAACACAGACCAGAGGGGAAGACATATAATTCTCTACAAAAGAAATGTTAGCATAGAGAGGCATCAGTATGAAAGTTTTTCCATCATCACCGATGGAGCTCC from Limanda limanda chromosome 5, fLimLim1.1, whole genome shotgun sequence includes:
- the LOC133002211 gene encoding Golgi-associated plant pathogenesis-related protein 1-like, with amino-acid sequence MKTSFLANGKGAVDAWYSEIKDYNWSSPGFGMNTGHFTQVVWKETTKLGVGVASVGGKVYVVAQYSPPGNMNMPGYFEKNVLEKDLTTTDIMADESFQKEFLETHNAYRAIHGAPPLTLSSDMNDSSQKWADHLVELGTLKHSDTKHGENIYYMMGSGAPTGKGAVDAWYSEIKDYNWSSPGFGMNTGHFTQVVWKETTKLGVGVASVGGTVYVVAQYSPPGNMNMPGYFEKNVLEKGSGQVGKGTGSSPSGESDKSKRKCCTLL